One part of the Nostoc sp. PCC 7120 = FACHB-418 genome encodes these proteins:
- a CDS encoding acyl-CoA thioesterase — protein MPFTYHRTINFQDTDAAGVVYFANILSICHEGYEASLRTSGISLKEFFTNPSMAFPIVHASVDFLRPLFCGAQVIISLVPQKIGAEKFEINYEIYLADVLVAKAVTRHVCIDANTRSKQELSMEIIQWLDGYRKDTEEVERRKAREVV, from the coding sequence ATGCCTTTTACTTATCATCGGACAATTAACTTTCAAGATACGGATGCTGCGGGAGTAGTTTATTTTGCTAATATCCTCAGCATTTGTCATGAAGGTTATGAAGCGTCTTTGAGAACATCAGGAATTAGTCTCAAAGAGTTTTTTACTAATCCTAGTATGGCTTTCCCAATTGTCCATGCCAGTGTAGATTTTTTGCGTCCGCTATTTTGTGGGGCTCAGGTGATAATTAGCTTGGTACCGCAAAAGATTGGTGCGGAAAAGTTTGAGATTAATTATGAAATTTATTTGGCAGATGTATTAGTGGCTAAGGCTGTAACTCGACACGTTTGTATTGATGCTAATACTAGAAGTAAGCAAGAGTTATCTATGGAAATTATTCAGTGGTTGGATGGCTATCGGAAGGACACAGAGGAGGTGGAAAGACGCAAGGCTAGAGAGGTTGTTTAA
- a CDS encoding HIT family protein: protein MKQQKNQFSHLTAIERTYLSFPAQFLLNQNLLQGQILDFGCGFGNDVKLLQQKGFDITGYDPYYFPQYPENKFDTIICFYVLNVLLPENQANVLMDISHLLKPGGKAYYVVRRDIKREGFREHYIHKKPTYQCLVKLPFHSIHLDESREIYEYTHYNNQRHSSNYCIFCNPHKNLKLLTESATAYAIFDGYPISKGHILVIPKRHVSDYFELPQKEQSACWLMVNKAQEFLKAEFAPDGFNIGMNINRAAGQNIMHASIHIIPRYQGDAIGAKSGIRNVIPQRK, encoded by the coding sequence ATGAAACAGCAAAAAAATCAATTCAGCCATCTCACAGCCATTGAAAGAACTTATCTATCATTTCCTGCACAGTTTTTACTAAATCAAAACCTGCTACAAGGCCAAATTTTAGACTTTGGTTGTGGATTTGGGAATGATGTTAAATTATTGCAGCAAAAAGGCTTTGATATTACTGGTTATGATCCTTATTATTTTCCTCAATATCCTGAAAATAAATTTGACACTATAATTTGCTTCTACGTTTTAAATGTTTTACTCCCCGAAAATCAAGCTAATGTCCTCATGGATATATCCCACTTATTAAAACCAGGAGGTAAAGCGTATTATGTAGTCAGAAGAGATATTAAAAGGGAAGGGTTTCGAGAACATTATATTCATAAAAAACCTACATATCAATGTCTTGTCAAACTACCATTTCACTCAATCCATTTAGATGAAAGCCGAGAAATATACGAATACACTCATTATAATAACCAGCGTCATTCATCTAATTATTGTATATTTTGCAATCCCCATAAAAACTTAAAATTATTAACAGAATCGGCAACTGCCTACGCTATCTTTGATGGTTATCCAATCAGCAAAGGACATATATTAGTTATTCCCAAACGTCATGTTAGCGACTACTTCGAGCTACCCCAAAAAGAGCAATCAGCTTGTTGGTTAATGGTAAATAAAGCACAGGAATTTTTGAAAGCAGAATTTGCCCCTGATGGCTTCAATATAGGTATGAATATCAATCGAGCCGCCGGACAAAATATTATGCACGCGAGTATCCACATCATCCCACGTTATCAAGGCGATGCCATAGGAGCGAAAAGTGGCATTAGAAACGTCATACCTCAAAGAAAATAG
- a CDS encoding YdcF family protein, which translates to MFLYLSKLLPLFFYPLGLASVGLVVALVTLRKRPRIATTAIALSLTLLLLCSNAWVAKYLVRSLEWQNLPMAQLPNAEAIIVLGGATKSVFPPRITPDLSEQGDRVIYAAQLYRQNKAPLIILSGGRIDWRGSGSSESTDMANILTSLGIPASVLIEEPDSLNTYQNAVNVKKILVSRGIDQVLLVTSALHMPRSLKIFQRQGMNVIPAPTDFLVSEGELQELGNTPKAAILNLLPDTYNLHLFTNALKEYVGSFVYWLRGWV; encoded by the coding sequence ATGTTCTTATATTTATCTAAATTACTGCCTCTATTTTTTTATCCTTTAGGATTAGCTAGTGTCGGTTTAGTAGTAGCACTAGTAACTTTGCGTAAACGTCCACGTATAGCGACTACAGCCATAGCTTTATCGTTAACTTTATTGCTATTGTGCAGCAACGCCTGGGTTGCTAAATACTTGGTGCGATCGCTAGAATGGCAAAATCTACCCATGGCACAATTACCCAACGCTGAAGCCATCATCGTCTTAGGTGGTGCAACTAAATCAGTCTTTCCCCCAAGGATTACACCAGATTTAAGTGAACAAGGCGATCGCGTCATCTATGCTGCCCAATTATATCGCCAAAACAAAGCCCCACTCATCATCCTCAGTGGGGGACGCATCGATTGGCGCGGAAGCGGTTCATCGGAATCAACAGATATGGCAAATATCCTCACATCTCTAGGTATTCCGGCTAGTGTGTTGATTGAAGAACCCGATTCACTTAATACCTATCAAAATGCCGTAAATGTCAAGAAAATATTAGTATCTCGTGGTATTGATCAAGTATTGTTGGTAACTTCAGCATTACATATGCCGCGATCGCTGAAAATTTTCCAGCGTCAAGGTATGAACGTTATCCCCGCACCCACTGACTTTTTAGTTAGCGAAGGTGAACTCCAGGAACTCGGCAACACCCCCAAAGCCGCTATATTGAATTTATTACCAGATACTTACAACTTACACCTATTCACAAACGCCCTGAAAGAATACGTTGGCAGCTTTGTTTATTGGTTACGAGGTTGGGTCTAA
- a CDS encoding ferredoxin-thioredoxin reductase variable chain, which produces MAVEILVEKGVNVVMKVGDRVCVKESVVVYHHPEHRGKAFDLKGSEGEIVEIVTQWQGRPVSANLPFLIQFSKKFKAHLRENELEVI; this is translated from the coding sequence ATGGCCGTGGAGATACTTGTTGAAAAAGGTGTGAATGTTGTTATGAAAGTTGGCGATCGCGTCTGTGTAAAAGAATCGGTAGTAGTTTACCATCATCCTGAACATCGCGGTAAAGCTTTTGACCTCAAAGGCTCAGAAGGCGAAATTGTGGAGATTGTCACCCAATGGCAAGGTAGACCTGTTAGTGCTAATTTACCTTTTCTTATCCAGTTTAGTAAAAAGTTTAAGGCTCATCTACGGGAAAATGAGTTAGAAGTTATCTAA